A region of Halomonas sp. I5-271120 DNA encodes the following proteins:
- a CDS encoding phosphoribosyltransferase domain-containing protein — MNRTMSHQIQAGSLDIEIHQDGHRLEELVTFASRLNPKRGYLFVSRVLGKHLPVRPSTMNAIHAELADRIQLLGNTPYVVGMAETAVGLGAGVARHLTNKSHDGVFHHTTRFLVPSPWVRIREAHSHADTMHLATLDETPRQAIATSQDIVLVDDEVSTGRTLAQLAEALLAQPELGQVKRLHIVSLVSWLSEEDRAQLMTKLPPSIKDVRFVQLMAGRFTFTPYPAYQAVLPSNVDTDFCSALMDQITGQRKLPIEREGLHGLHITNGGPELPSIAKELLHLPTTVMGMGEFLDSPFRLALAMESSGGDVVFQSSTRSPIALGDCINTKIEHPAPGAPDKRHFLYNPAPGRFPMAKDGLGWMTTANDLQASYNAHHDLTSKTLPHSPMMEVV; from the coding sequence ATGAACCGAACCATGTCCCACCAGATACAGGCAGGGTCACTGGACATTGAAATTCATCAGGATGGCCACCGCCTTGAAGAGCTGGTGACGTTCGCCTCCCGCCTGAACCCTAAGCGTGGCTACCTCTTTGTTTCCCGCGTTCTAGGCAAGCATTTGCCCGTCAGGCCTTCGACCATGAACGCCATCCATGCAGAGCTTGCCGATCGTATCCAGCTGCTGGGGAATACCCCCTATGTCGTCGGCATGGCAGAAACCGCTGTCGGGCTGGGCGCAGGAGTCGCACGGCACCTGACCAACAAGTCCCATGATGGCGTCTTCCATCATACGACACGCTTTCTGGTCCCCTCCCCTTGGGTGCGGATTCGCGAAGCCCACTCCCATGCTGACACCATGCACCTCGCCACGCTGGATGAGACCCCGCGACAGGCCATTGCCACCAGCCAGGACATAGTGCTGGTCGATGATGAAGTCTCCACCGGCCGGACCCTGGCGCAGTTGGCAGAAGCCCTCCTCGCTCAACCTGAACTTGGTCAGGTCAAGCGCCTGCATATTGTTTCTCTGGTCAGCTGGCTGAGTGAGGAGGATCGGGCGCAGTTAATGACCAAGCTTCCTCCATCAATCAAAGATGTTCGCTTCGTACAGTTGATGGCCGGACGTTTCACCTTTACGCCCTATCCCGCGTATCAGGCAGTGCTCCCCAGTAATGTTGATACCGACTTCTGCTCAGCACTGATGGATCAGATCACGGGCCAGCGAAAGCTTCCTATCGAGCGCGAAGGTCTGCATGGCTTACACATCACCAATGGTGGCCCGGAGCTGCCATCTATCGCCAAGGAGCTGCTCCATCTTCCCACCACGGTAATGGGGATGGGGGAATTCCTAGACTCGCCATTCCGATTGGCACTGGCGATGGAAAGCAGCGGTGGTGATGTGGTCTTCCAGAGCTCAACCCGTTCACCCATCGCCCTCGGAGACTGTATCAACACGAAGATCGAGCATCCGGCCCCCGGGGCTCCCGATAAGCGCCACTTCCTCTACAACCCGGCACCGGGCAGGTTTCCAATGGCTAAGGACGGTCTTGGTTGGATGACGACTGCGAATGACCTCCAGGCGAGCTACAACGCCCATCACGATCTCACCAGCAAAACTTTACCTCATAGCCCCATGATGGAGGTCGTATGA
- a CDS encoding TerD family protein has translation MGISLSKGGNISLSKEDPGIKKIRVGLGWDPRVTTGTDFDLDASAFLLDAEGKCHGEGGFIFYNNMKSADGAVVHHGDNRTGEGEGDDEVIGVDLETLSSDIAKVAITVTIHQARDRGQNFGQVANAFARIINDDTSNEVVRYDLTEDYSTEDAMIFAELYRHNGEWKFRAVGQGFSNGLQGLVNNYGLQLG, from the coding sequence ATGGGCATTTCTCTCTCTAAAGGCGGCAACATCTCGCTGAGCAAAGAAGATCCTGGCATCAAGAAGATTCGCGTGGGCCTTGGCTGGGATCCGCGTGTCACAACCGGCACCGATTTCGACCTGGATGCCAGCGCCTTTCTCCTCGATGCCGAAGGCAAATGCCATGGCGAGGGCGGCTTCATCTTCTACAACAACATGAAGTCCGCTGACGGCGCGGTCGTTCACCATGGCGACAACCGTACAGGCGAAGGCGAAGGCGATGATGAAGTCATCGGCGTGGACCTCGAGACCCTTTCTTCCGACATCGCCAAGGTTGCCATCACGGTCACGATTCACCAAGCGCGTGACCGCGGCCAGAACTTCGGCCAAGTCGCGAATGCCTTTGCCCGCATCATCAACGATGACACCAGCAACGAAGTCGTTCGGTACGACCTGACCGAGGACTACTCGACCGAAGACGCCATGATCTTCGCCGAGCTCTATCGCCACAACGGTGAGTGGAAGTTCCGCGCGGTTGGCCAGGGCTTCAGCAATGGGCTGCAGGGTCTGGTCAACAACTATGGCCTCCAGCTGGGGTAA